A single window of Danio rerio strain Tuebingen ecotype United States chromosome 15, GRCz12tu, whole genome shotgun sequence DNA harbors:
- the LOC141378003 gene encoding P2Y purinoceptor 14-like, with translation MVPVSTSSSIMDQNATNSTEEHCGLSEMPARLFFITVYTVIFVASLMLNSIAIYVYFFKVTTQSSITVYLKNLAIADLFVCLCLILRIVKYARPSVGIQNIYCHFGSPASYLNMYSSILFMGYIAANRYMRIVRPQETHWFQTVRSTRYICAVTWATLLGFILVYIAAFTITDKEHPADSGYVCESFHNNLVKQIHLVLQITCFLGFLCVLVSLILFYWWNVQKLQQAQHTMPKQPGNNKLSKSKRNMQVLVVIFCVCFVPYHLIRLPYVLLNPLLHDCTTAQVFRILKELTVLLAVLNASLDPIIYFAFCKTFRGHLNLQRFCRSE, from the exons GAACGCAACCAATTCAACCGAAGAACACTGTGGCTTGTCTGAAATGCCAGCTCGTCTATTTTTCATAACTGTATACACAGTCATTTTTGTGGCCAGCCTAATGCTCAACAGCATTGccatttatgtgtatttttttaaagttacaactCAGTCCAGCATCACAGTGTATCTGAAGAATCTGGCAATAGCGGATTTGTTTGTCTGCCTGTGTCTGATATTACGCATTGTTAAGTATGCTAGACCTTCTGTGGGAATTCAAAATATCTACTGTCATTTTGGATCGCCAGCTTCTTACCTCAACATGTACTCCAGTATTCTCTTCATGGGCTACATTGCTGCAAACAG ATATATGAGAATTGTGCGGCCACAGGAGACTCACTGGTTCCAAACGGTCCGCTCGACCCGATACATCTGCGCTGTGACCTGGGCTACCTTGCTGGGATTTATTTTGGTCTACATTGCTGCTTTTACCATTACTGATAAAGAACACCCTGCCGACAGTGGTTATGTCTGTGAAAGCTTTCATAACAACTTGGTCAAACAGATCCACCTGGTCCTGCAGATCACTTGCTTTTTAGGCTTTTTGTGTGTGCTGGTGTCCCTCATTCTGTTTTATTGGTGGAACGTACAAAAGCTTCAGCAAGCTCAACACACTATGCCGAAACAGCCTGGTAACAATAAGCTCAGCAAGTCCAAACGTAACATGCAAGTTCTGGTGGTCATTTTCTGTGTGTGCTTTGTGCCTTATCACCTGATAAGACTGCCATATGTGTTGCTCAATCCCCTGCTGCATGACTGCACCACAGCTCAGGTTTTCCGCATCCTAAAAGAGCTGACTGTCCTGCTTGCAGTACTAAACGCCTCTTTGGATCCGATAATTTACTTTGCATTTTGCAAGACTTTCAGGGGCCATCTTAACCTCCAAAGATTTTGCAGATCAGAATGA